The Bacteroides acidifaciens genome includes a region encoding these proteins:
- a CDS encoding patatin-like phospholipase family protein: MEVYTNNWPNRKYQIGYALSGGFIKGFAHLGVMQALLEHDIKPDIISGVSAGALAGVFYADGNEPHQVLDYFSGHKFQDLTKLVIPKKGLFDLCEFIDFLRTNVKAKNLEDLQIPLIITATDLDHGRMVHFHRGSIAERVAASCCMPVMFAPVNIEGTNYVDGGLMMNLPVSTLRRVCNKVVAVNVSPIMAQDYKMNIVSIAMRSFHFMFRANTFPERDKCDLLIEPYNLYGYSNTELEKAEEIFEQGYNTANGVLNQLLEKKGKIWK; encoded by the coding sequence ATGGAGGTATATACAAACAATTGGCCGAACCGGAAATATCAGATAGGTTATGCTCTAAGTGGAGGATTTATTAAAGGATTCGCTCATTTGGGCGTAATGCAGGCTCTCTTAGAGCATGATATCAAACCGGATATTATCTCCGGAGTTAGCGCCGGAGCTCTTGCGGGAGTCTTCTACGCAGACGGTAATGAACCTCACCAAGTGCTGGACTACTTTTCCGGGCACAAATTTCAGGATCTGACCAAACTGGTAATCCCCAAGAAAGGATTATTCGACCTTTGCGAATTTATTGATTTTCTCCGTACCAATGTAAAAGCAAAGAATCTGGAAGACCTTCAGATTCCCTTAATCATTACAGCAACTGACCTTGACCACGGACGTATGGTTCACTTTCACCGTGGTTCAATTGCCGAACGGGTAGCCGCTTCGTGTTGTATGCCTGTCATGTTCGCTCCGGTCAACATTGAAGGAACGAACTACGTAGACGGCGGATTGATGATGAACCTTCCGGTTTCTACCCTCCGCAGAGTATGCAACAAAGTGGTAGCAGTCAATGTAAGTCCAATCATGGCACAAGATTATAAAATGAATATTGTCAGCATCGCCATGCGCTCATTCCACTTTATGTTCCGTGCCAACACCTTCCCCGAAAGGGATAAATGCGATTTACTGATTGAACCTTACAACCTCTACGGATACAGTAATACGGAATTGGAAAAAGCGGAAGAAATATTTGAGCAAGGATATAATACAGCCAACGGAGTACTGAATCAATTACTGGAAAAAAAGGGGAAAATATGGAAATAG